A single region of the Grus americana isolate bGruAme1 chromosome 3, bGruAme1.mat, whole genome shotgun sequence genome encodes:
- the EPHX1 gene encoding epoxide hydrolase 1, giving the protein MLLEVFLVLGTVIVYFFLSKKKEETLPFKEGWWGKGQKPDTEEDTTIWPFKVETTEEELSDLFRRLDQARFTEPLENSCFHYGINSVYLRKVVSYWKNQFNWKKQVEVLNKYPQFKTKIQGIDIHFVHVKPPHLPEGQSAKPLLMVHGWPGSFYEFYKIIPLLTDPASHGLSNEHIFEVICPSIPGYGFSEAPHKKDFNSVSAASIFYELMLRLGFNEFYAQGGDWGWLICTNLAQIAPNHMKGLHLNLASVTNMGFIHLLSILLGRYLPGLFGFQDEDVRRMFPFLEKGLYRILLESGYAHIQATKPDTVGCGLNDSPVGLAAYILEKFSTWTDLEFCNLEDGGLERKFNLDDLLTNIMIYWVSGCIVSSMRFYKENLQKGIGTQKHEKLTVQVPTGIASFPNEIMHTPQSWAQKKYTNIVSFHFMPRGGHFAALEEPKLLAEDILQFVGKVEKEQLWRKKGE; this is encoded by the exons ATGCTGCTCGAAGTATTCCTGGTTTTGGGGACAGTCATCgtctatttctttctttctaagaagaaagaagagacatTACCCTTCAAAGAGGGATGGTGGGGCAAGGGACAAAAGCCTGACACTGAAGAAGATACAACTATTTGGCCATTTAAGGTGGAAACCACAGAAGAAGAGCTGAGC gACTTATTTAGGAGACTTGACCAAGCTCGATTCACCGAGCCACTGGAGAACAGTTGCTTCCATTATGGAATTAACTCGGTGTATCTCAGGAAGGTTGTCTCCTACTGGAAAAACCAGTTCAATTGGAAGAAACAAGTTGAAGTCCTCAACAAGTACCCACAATTCAAAACTAAGATTCAAG gCATTGATATCCATTTTGTTCACGTAAAGCCTCCTCATTTGCCTGAAGGCCAGTCTGCAAAGCCGTTATTAATGGTTCATGGTTGGCCTGGCTCATTTTATGAGTTTTACAAAATCATCCCTCTCCTGACGGATCCTGCCAGCCATGGCCTCAGCAATGAACACATTTTTGAAGTCATTTGCCCATCTATCCCTGGCTATGGTTTCTCAGAAGCACCCCACAAAAAAG acttTAATTCTGTAAGTGCTGCTTCCATTTTCTATGAATTGATGCTCAGACTGGGATTCAACGAGTTCTACGCACAAGGTGGTGACTGGGGCTGGCTCATCTGCACCAATCTGGCCCAGATAGCTCCCAA ccatATGAAAGGACTCCATTTAAATCTAGCCTCAGTTACGAACATGGGATTTATTCACCTGCTCTCCATTCTGCTGGGCCGCTATCTTCCAGGGCTCTTTGGTTTCCAGGATGAAGATGTTAGACGGATGTTTCCCTTCTTGGAAAAAGGGCTCTACAGGATCTTGTTGGAGTCTGGCTACGCTCATATACAGGCTACAAAGCCTGATACTGTtg gCTGTGGGTTGAATGACTCTCCTGTAGGACTGGCTGCATACATCTTGGAGAAGTTTTCTACATGGACTGATCTGGAATTCTGTAACTTAGAGGATGGAGGACTAGAGAG GAAGTTTAACCTGGACGATCTGCTGACCAATATCATGATCTACTGGGTGTCAGGCTGTATAGTCTCCTCAATGCGtttctacaaagaaaatttACAGAAGGGGATAGGCacacagaaacatgaaaa gcTGACAGTACAAGTACCTACTGGCATTGCCTCCTTCCCTAATGAAATCATGCACACACCCCAGTCTTGGGCCCAGAAGAAATACACCAACATCGTTTCCTTCCACTTCATGCCTCGAGGTGGCCACTTTGCAGCTTTGGAGGAACCTAAGCTTCTTGCTGAAGATATTCTGCAATTTGTTGGGAAAGTAGAGAAAGAGCAactttggagaaagaaaggagaataa